The Sinorhizobium alkalisoli genomic interval TCGCCGAGCGCAACGTCACCTTTGACCTCGCGCCCGATGCGATCGCCTGGCTGGCGGAGAAAGGATACGACGAGAAGATGGGCGCGCGGCCGCTGGCGCGTGTCATCCAGGAGAACATAAAGAAGCCGCTGGCGGACGAAATCCTGTTCGGCAAGCTCAAGAAGGGCGGCGTCGTCAAGGTGACGATCGGCACGAAGGAGGACGGCAGCCAAGGACTGGTCCTCGACGCAGTGCCGGAGACGGCTCCGATAAAGCCGAAGGCGGAGGTATCGCGGCCGGCAAAGAGCGCCAAGCCGAAGAAGACGGAGGAAAAGGAAACCGTCGCCGCCGAGGCTGGCCCGAAGGCAAAACCGAAGAAAGCGGCAGCCAAGCCCGGTTCTTCGGATGGCGGTCCGCTGAAGGGACGGACGGTTCCGAAGGTTCCGCGCAAGAAGTGACGCGATCGTGATTGTGCCTGACGGTGCCGGTAGGATTACCCGGCACCTTCAACGGTTCTGCTCAATGCGGCAGGGCAGAGGGGGTAAATCGGGGCACCAAACCTCAACCGCAGCTCTAAGTCTACTGTCATTCCCAACTGATCCCCCGGGATATCCATGGAAGATGTTGAAGACGAACGGTCGTCCCTTGCCTGGTTCCTGAAGGGCGCGCGAGGGATTTGCAGCGTTCCGGCCGTGATCCTGATGCTGTCCTTCGTCGGCTTTTGCGCGCTCACGGTCCAGGCGGGCATCCCCCCGGAGCAGGTCGTCTTCATGACCGGTGCCGTCTGGGCTTTGCCGGCGAAGGTCATCCTCGTCAGCTCGGTACTCGGCGGCGCCAGCCTCGCGACGGCGTTCCTTGCCGTCACTCTGTCGTCGGTCCGGCTGATGCCGATGGTTGCGGCGCTCGTTCCCGAACTGCGCGGGCCGAAAACACCGACCTGGGTACTCCTGGTGCTGTCTCATTTTATTGCGATCACCGCCTGGGTCTTCGCGATGGAGCGAATCCATGAGGTGCCGCGCAACCGCCGTGTCACGTTTTTCGCGGGTTTCGGCATCACGCTGGTTGCCGCCAATATGGTCCTGGTCGGGGTCGTCTATCATCTCGTCGCGGAATTCCCGCCGATCGTCGCCGGCTGCCTGTTCTTCCTGACGCCCGTCTATTTCCTTGCCTCGATCTGGCATTCGGCGCGCCACCCCGTCGTCTACGTGGCGCTTGCCGCCGGTCTCGTCGCCGGGCCGCTGTTCTACTGGATCGCTCCGGAGTTCGATATCCTGCTTGCCGGCGTCGGCGGCGGAACGGTCGCCTGGGCCGGCGAACGCCTGTGGCGCTTGCGGCGGGAGGCGGGCGCGTGAACTGGCTGGAGGGGTGGTGGGCCTATGCCTTCATCGCGATTGCCGGCTGGCTCGCCACGGATATCTGGCGATGGCTGGGCGTGATTGCCGGCAAGCAGCTCCGCGACGATTCCGAGGCGTTGAACTGGGTGAGGGCGGTGGCGACCGCGCTGGTCGCGGCCGTGATCGCGAAGCTGATCCTCTTTCCGACCGGGGTGCTTGCGCAATCGCCGCTGTGGCTGCGGCTGAGCGCCGTCTTTCTCGGCGCCCTTGCGTTTTTTCTCGCCCGCCAAAAGCCGATCGCCGGCATCGCGACGGCGATCGCGGTTCTCGCCGCCGGACTCTGGTGGCTGGGATTCTGACCCTACAGCGCCTGCCGGATCTTCTCCGCATTTGCGGCCAGCACGTCGCCGTCTACCATCTGTCCGGAATGCGGTTTCAGCGGAACGCCCGCCCTGCGGGGAATGACATGGAAATGCAGGTGGAAAACCGACTGGCCGGCCGGGGCCTCATTGAACTGCATGACGGTGACGCCATCCGCGTCGAAGGCCTGCTTCGCCGCGATGGCGACCTTCTGAACCGTCGCGATCAAGGCGGGTAGGCTGGCTGTGTCCGCGTCGAGAAGGTTGCGGGACGGGGCCTTGGGCAATACCAGCACATGCCCTTCCGCCTGCGGCATGACGTCCATGAACGCCACCGTCGCATCGTCTTCATAGACCCGATGGGAGGGGATCTCGCCGCGCAGGATCTTGGCAAAGATATTGCTGGTGTCATAACCGCTCATGTCACGTCCTCTTGTTGGTGCGCGGCGGATATTTCGGCGCCGCTCGTCGTCTCATTGTTGATCGCCTTTGCGGAAGGGACCGTGTTCCGCAAGGAATTCGCCAGTCTCTTCCACATCGCGGCGTTCCCGTTCAAGGTAGTCCGCGACCGCCCGCGCCAGTCCGGGATGGGTGATGAAGTGGGCCGAATGGGTCGTCACCGGCATATAGCCGCGCGCCAGCTTGTGCTCGCCCTGCGCTCCGGCCTCTACCCGCTGCAGGCCCCGGGCGATCGCAAAGTCGATCGCCTGGTGATAGCAGACCTCGAAATGCAGGAAGGGGTGATGCTCGATGCAGCCCCAGTGTCGTCCGTATAGCGCCTCGCCGCCGATGAAGTTGATTGCGCCGGCGATGTACCGGCCGGCGCGCTTGGCCATGACCAGCAGGATGTCGTCGGCCATCCGTTCGCCGATCAGGGAATAGAAGTCGCGCGTCAGATAGGGACGTCCCCATTTGCGCCCGCCCGTGTCCATGTAGAAGGCGAAGAACTGGTCCCATATGGCTTCGGTCAGGTCGCTGCCGGTAAGCCAATCGATCGTGATTCCATGTTCGACGGCAGTGCGGCGCTCCTTCTTCAGCGCCTTGCGCTTTCGCGACGCCAGGGTCGCGAGAAAGTCGTCATGCGAGCTATAGCCCGCATTCATGAAATGAAACTGCTGGTCCGTCCGGTGCAGGAAACCGGCCCGCTCGAAGGCCGGCATCTCCTCGGCAGGAACGAAGGCCACATGGGCGGAGGAGACGCCGTGTCGGCGCGTGAGTTCCTTGAGGCCCGCGGCCAGCGCCTCCCGCACCGGCCGGGGATCGGTGCCGTCGGCCGCCAGCAGGCGCGGTCCCGTGACCGGCGTGAAAGGCACCGAACACTGCAATTTCGGATAATAGCGCCCCCCCGCCTGTTCGAAGGCATTCGCCCAGCCATGGTCGAAGACATATTCGCCCTGGCTATGGTTCTTCATGTAGCAGACGAGGCCACCGGTGATGGATCCGCCCGCATTCTCGATCAGCAGATGTTGCCCCAGCCAGCCCGTCTGCGCCGTCGCCGAGCCGGATTGCTCCAGCGCCGACAGATAGGCATGCGAGATAAACGGGTTATAGGGCGTGCCAGCATGCGCTTTCGACGCCCCGGCAAGCCGATCCCACTTCGCCGGCGGAATCGCGGTGAACGAATGCTCGATGCGGATGGTGATCGCGTCTGACATGACCTTAGGAAACCATGGTCTCCCGTGGATCGAAACCCTCGAATGTCATTTGATCGGCATGGGCGAAGGTATGCTCCTGCGCCCGCCGGTCGCGCACGGTCCAGGTGATGACCGTGCAGCCGAGGGTACGCTCCTTGGTGATGAACGGGTTCGGCAGGTCGCCGTAGAAATAGGAAATGAAATCCAGGCCGAACTGCATCGCTTCTTCGTGCACGAAGAAGGTTTCCGGTCTGGAGCCTTCGGCGGTCAGGCCGAGCGGATAGGGGGCGTCGAGCGCCCTCAGGTCCTTGAGCAGCCAATGGTCGAAGCTCATCAGCGCCACGGGCCCCTTGTATCCCTCAAGCGTGTCGAGCACGGCTGCCGCAAAGCCCTCGTCGTCGCCCTTCCGGCCCTTGAGTTCGAGGACGAGCGGTACGCGCCCGGCTACGAGCCGGAGGAGTTGCGACAATGTCGGCACCTTGTCCGCGGTGCCTCCGACGGAGAGGAGGGCGAGTTCTCCGGCCGTTTTCGCCCGGATATCCCCCTTCAGCCCGCAGAGACGCCGCAGGTCGTCATCATGGAAAACGACCGGGATGCTATCGGCTGTATATTGCAGGTCGCACTCGATCGCGAAGCCCGCCTCGACGGCGCGGGCGAAGGCCGAAAGCGTGTTCTCCCAGACCTCGCGGTTCATGTCGTGATAGCCGCGATGCGCGATCGGCTGCGTCTTGAGAAAGGACGTGTCCTTCATGGTGGCGCCCCGATCAGGCGATCTCGAGGATGGCATCGATCTCGACCGCCGCATTGAAGGGCAGGGAGGCCATGCCGACCGCGGCGCGCGCGTGCTTGCCGGCTTCGCCGAGCACATTCGCCAGGAGATTCGAGGCGCCGTTGATGACGAGATGTTGTTCGGTGAACTCCGGTGTTGAGGCGACGAAGCCGTTGATTTTGACGAGGCGCCGAATGCGCCCGAGATCGCCGCCGAGCGCGGCCTTTGCCTGCGCCAGGATGTTGATCGCGCAGAGCTCAGCCGCCCGCTGCGCCGCCGCGACATCGACATCCTTGCCCACATGACCCGTGACCGCGACCTTGCCGGCTTCCATGGGCAATTGCCCGGAAATATAGAGCGTCGAGCCGGTGACGACGAATGGAACGTAGTTCGCGACAGGCGCGACCGCCTGCGGAAGCACGATACCGAGTTCGTTGAGGCGCGTTTCGATCTCTGCGGACATAGAGGGCTCCGTTGTTGTCTTTTGTGATAAAATCCGTCATGCAGGCAGGGTGGGCTCGATCCAGGTGGCGTCGCCTTGTTTCTGCCGAACGTTTGTTTAACGCATCGCCGCCGAGTCCAACAGGAGGAAACGGATGTTTCGTAAAGGCCTCGGCCTGGTCGCTCTCTCGGGCGCCTGGCTCGCTGCGGCGGCCGCGGCCGGCGTGGCCAATGCCAGTACGCTCGCACCTCACCGCGCCGTCTACGACCTTGAGCTGAAGGACGCATCCGAACGTTCCGGCATCAGCGGAATGTACGGGCGCATGGTCTACGAGTTCAACGGTTCCGCCTGCGAAGGGTACACGGTCAGCTTCCGCTTCGTGACCCAGGTGGACACGGGCGAAGAAGTTCGCATGACCGACCAGCAGACGACCACCTTCGAGGATATGAGAACCGGCAGCTTCCGATTTCTGACGCGTTCCTTTACCGACGAGAAGCTGGACAAGGAAGTGCGCGGAAGTGCGCATGAGGAGACGTCCGGCGTCAAGGTGGAACTGACCGTACCCGATAGGCGCGAAGTGGCGCTGGCCGCAAGTCGATTTCCGACCGAGCACATGCTGGAGGTCATCGAGCGGGCCAAGAGGGGCGAGACCTTCTTCGAGGCGCGCATCTTCGATGGCTCCGATTCGGGTGACAAGACGCTGATCACTTCCACCTTCGTGGGCAAGGCCCGCAAGCCGGAGCCGAACGACGTGGACGCCGGCAGAGCCGGCGAGCTCGCAGGCGAAAGTTACTGGCCGGTGACGATCTCCTACTTCAACGATGAAGCGACGGGCGATGCCGTGCCCATCTACCGCATGTCCTTCAAGCTCTACGAGAATGGCGTCACCCGCGATTTGACGATGGACTACGGAGACTTCGTCCTGGCCGGCAGGCTTGCCGACCTCGAAGTCTTCAAGGCGGAAGAGTGCAAATAAAGCAGGCCACCGCAAAAGCAGATAATGCGAGGCGCTGCAGGGCAAATCGGACTTCCTGTCTTGATTTATCGGATGGTAGCGGCTAAGGGGCTGTCCATTCCACACGTGAGGCATGGGATTGTCCGGGAGAAATCCGGATCGTTCCGCCGGTGGGCGCAGTAAGATGCGTTCGACGCCTTGCGGAGGTTCAACCGGAAAAGGAGAATAAGGGCATGGCATTGCCTGATTTTAGCATGCGCCAGCTTCTCGAAGCAGGCGTTCACTTCGGTCACCAGACGCATCGCTGGAACCCGAAGATGAAGCCGTACATCTTCGGCGACCGCAACAACGTTCACATCATCGACCTCGCTCAGACCGTACCGATGCTGTCGCGCGCCCTCCAGGTCGTCAGCGACACCGTCGCCAGCGGCGGCCGCGTGCTCTTCGTTGGCACCAAGCGCCAGGCTTCGGAAATCATCGCTGACGCTGCAAAGCGCTCCGCCCAGTACTACGTCAACGCGCGCTGGCTCGGCGGCATGATGACCAACTGGAAGACGATCTCCAACTCGATCCAGCGCCTGCGTAAGCTCGACGAGATTCTCGCTTCCGAAGCTTCCGGCTTCACGAAGAAGGAGCGCCTGAACCTCGAGCGCGAGCGCGAAAAGCTGAACCGTGCGCTCGGTGGTATCCGCGACATGGGCGGCACGCCGGACCTGATGTTCATCATCGACACCAACAAGGAATCGATCGCCATCGAAGAAGCCAAGCGCCTTGGCATTCCAGTGGTTGCCATCATCGACTCCAATTGCGATCCGGACCAGATCGACTATCCGATCCCCGGCAATGACGACGCTTCGCGTGCGATCGCCCTTTACTGCGATCTCGTTGCCCGCGCGGCGATCGACGGCATTGCGCGTCAGCAGGGCGCTGCCGGCCGCGATCTCGGCGCCTCCGAAGAGGTTCCGGTCGAGCCGGCTCTCGACGAATCGTCCGAAGCCTGATCGGGAGGCCGGCAGCTATTGCTGCCGCACCCCTTGAATTGTTCGGACGAGGCCGTTTCTGATGGAAATCTGAACGGCCTCGTTCTTTTCAGCCGGGAATGGCGCGGCTTGATTCGAAAAAGTTTCCCGCACCGCACCATGATGGCGACGTCATCACGGTGTCACATCGACAGGCCATTCCCTGCCAAACCTTCTGGCACGGCGCCACTTTGCGGTTGGCGCGCCAGCGAAACAGATGAAGAGGCATGAAGATGACTGTTACTGCCGCGATGGTGAAGGATCTGCGCGAGAAGACCGGCGCAGGCATGATGGATTGCAAGAAGGCGCTTGCTGAAACCAACGGCGACATGGAAGCCGCAGTCGACTGGCTGCGCGCCAGGGGCATCGCGAAGGCCGACAAGAAGTCCGGCCGCACCGCTGCCGAAGGTCTCGTGGGCATCGCCAGCGCCGGCAACAAGGCCGTTGTCGTCGAAATCAATTCCGAGACCGACTTCGTCGCTCGCAACGACGCCTTTCAGGACCTCGTCCGCGGCGTCGCCAGCGTCGCGCTCGGTACGGACGGCAGCGTTGAGGCCGTTGCCAACGCGACCTATCCGGCCACCGGCAAGTCTGTGGAAGAAACCATCAAGGACGCGATTGCGACGATCGGCGAGAACATGACGCTGCGTCGTTCCGCCCTGCTCGCTGTCGAGGATGGCGTTGTCGCGACCTACATCCATAATGCCGCCGGCGATGGTATCGGCAAGCTTGGGGTTCTGGTCGCGCTGAAGTCCACGGGCGACAAGGAAGCGCTGAACGCCATTGGCCGCCAGGTCGCCATGCACGTCGCGGCGACCAACCCGCTTGCCGTGCGCCCGAGCGAGATCGATCCGGCGGTTGCCGAACGTGAGCGCAACGTCTTCATCGAGCAGTCGCGCGCTTCGGGCAAGCCGGACAACATCATCGAGAAGATGGTGGAGGGTCGCATGCGCAAGTTCTTCGAGGAAGTCGCGCTTCTCTCGCAGGCTTTCGTGATGAACCCCGACCAGACCGTTGAAGCAGCCCTCAAGGAGGCCGAAAAGAGCGTCGGCGCGCCGATCGAGGTAACGGGCATCGCTCGCCTGCTGCTCGGCGAAGGCGTGCAGAAAGAAGAGTCCGACTTCGCAGCCGAAGTGGCGGCCGCCGCCAAGGGTTGATTTCTTCTTCCCGAATGGGAAAAGCTCAGGGCATCGCGTGACAACGCGGTGCCCTTCGTGTATCCGGCATTCGTCATTGCGTCGGGCCCGCTGGAATGCACATGGAGGCGGTCGATACCACGCAATCGGGTTTTTCCTTGTTGCCGCCGTGCGTGCCTTTCGCGCATGCGTGCCGATCTGTTCAGGAGTGATGATGTCGGCCAAGCCAATCTACAAGCGCGTTCTTCTCAAAGCCTCGGGCGAAGCCTTGATGGGGAGCCAGGGCTTCGGCATCGATGTGACGGTTGCCGATCGGATCGCATCCGACATCG includes:
- a CDS encoding AzlC family ABC transporter permease codes for the protein MEDVEDERSSLAWFLKGARGICSVPAVILMLSFVGFCALTVQAGIPPEQVVFMTGAVWALPAKVILVSSVLGGASLATAFLAVTLSSVRLMPMVAALVPELRGPKTPTWVLLVLSHFIAITAWVFAMERIHEVPRNRRVTFFAGFGITLVAANMVLVGVVYHLVAEFPPIVAGCLFFLTPVYFLASIWHSARHPVVYVALAAGLVAGPLFYWIAPEFDILLAGVGGGTVAWAGERLWRLRREAGA
- a CDS encoding AzlD domain-containing protein; amino-acid sequence: MALAAGGGRVNWLEGWWAYAFIAIAGWLATDIWRWLGVIAGKQLRDDSEALNWVRAVATALVAAVIAKLILFPTGVLAQSPLWLRLSAVFLGALAFFLARQKPIAGIATAIAVLAAGLWWLGF
- a CDS encoding HIT family protein, with the protein product MSGYDTSNIFAKILRGEIPSHRVYEDDATVAFMDVMPQAEGHVLVLPKAPSRNLLDADTASLPALIATVQKVAIAAKQAFDADGVTVMQFNEAPAGQSVFHLHFHVIPRRAGVPLKPHSGQMVDGDVLAANAEKIRQAL
- a CDS encoding GNAT family N-acetyltransferase produces the protein MSDAITIRIEHSFTAIPPAKWDRLAGASKAHAGTPYNPFISHAYLSALEQSGSATAQTGWLGQHLLIENAGGSITGGLVCYMKNHSQGEYVFDHGWANAFEQAGGRYYPKLQCSVPFTPVTGPRLLAADGTDPRPVREALAAGLKELTRRHGVSSAHVAFVPAEEMPAFERAGFLHRTDQQFHFMNAGYSSHDDFLATLASRKRKALKKERRTAVEHGITIDWLTGSDLTEAIWDQFFAFYMDTGGRKWGRPYLTRDFYSLIGERMADDILLVMAKRAGRYIAGAINFIGGEALYGRHWGCIEHHPFLHFEVCYHQAIDFAIARGLQRVEAGAQGEHKLARGYMPVTTHSAHFITHPGLARAVADYLERERRDVEETGEFLAEHGPFRKGDQQ
- a CDS encoding glycerophosphodiester phosphodiesterase, coding for MKDTSFLKTQPIAHRGYHDMNREVWENTLSAFARAVEAGFAIECDLQYTADSIPVVFHDDDLRRLCGLKGDIRAKTAGELALLSVGGTADKVPTLSQLLRLVAGRVPLVLELKGRKGDDEGFAAAVLDTLEGYKGPVALMSFDHWLLKDLRALDAPYPLGLTAEGSRPETFFVHEEAMQFGLDFISYFYGDLPNPFITKERTLGCTVITWTVRDRRAQEHTFAHADQMTFEGFDPRETMVS
- a CDS encoding RidA family protein, which translates into the protein MSAEIETRLNELGIVLPQAVAPVANYVPFVVTGSTLYISGQLPMEAGKVAVTGHVGKDVDVAAAQRAAELCAINILAQAKAALGGDLGRIRRLVKINGFVASTPEFTEQHLVINGASNLLANVLGEAGKHARAAVGMASLPFNAAVEIDAILEIA
- a CDS encoding cell envelope integrity EipB family protein, translated to MFRKGLGLVALSGAWLAAAAAAGVANASTLAPHRAVYDLELKDASERSGISGMYGRMVYEFNGSACEGYTVSFRFVTQVDTGEEVRMTDQQTTTFEDMRTGSFRFLTRSFTDEKLDKEVRGSAHEETSGVKVELTVPDRREVALAASRFPTEHMLEVIERAKRGETFFEARIFDGSDSGDKTLITSTFVGKARKPEPNDVDAGRAGELAGESYWPVTISYFNDEATGDAVPIYRMSFKLYENGVTRDLTMDYGDFVLAGRLADLEVFKAEECK
- the rpsB gene encoding 30S ribosomal protein S2 produces the protein MALPDFSMRQLLEAGVHFGHQTHRWNPKMKPYIFGDRNNVHIIDLAQTVPMLSRALQVVSDTVASGGRVLFVGTKRQASEIIADAAKRSAQYYVNARWLGGMMTNWKTISNSIQRLRKLDEILASEASGFTKKERLNLEREREKLNRALGGIRDMGGTPDLMFIIDTNKESIAIEEAKRLGIPVVAIIDSNCDPDQIDYPIPGNDDASRAIALYCDLVARAAIDGIARQQGAAGRDLGASEEVPVEPALDESSEA
- the tsf gene encoding translation elongation factor Ts — its product is MTVTAAMVKDLREKTGAGMMDCKKALAETNGDMEAAVDWLRARGIAKADKKSGRTAAEGLVGIASAGNKAVVVEINSETDFVARNDAFQDLVRGVASVALGTDGSVEAVANATYPATGKSVEETIKDAIATIGENMTLRRSALLAVEDGVVATYIHNAAGDGIGKLGVLVALKSTGDKEALNAIGRQVAMHVAATNPLAVRPSEIDPAVAERERNVFIEQSRASGKPDNIIEKMVEGRMRKFFEEVALLSQAFVMNPDQTVEAALKEAEKSVGAPIEVTGIARLLLGEGVQKEESDFAAEVAAAAKG